One segment of Streptomyces sp. XD-27 DNA contains the following:
- a CDS encoding nucleotidyl transferase AbiEii/AbiGii toxin family protein gives MPELHTRLLADVLALGSPYPLVLTGGYAVRAHRLVNRPSQDLDVATENPAPMADIAASLCSGLETRGWKVQALETAPLSARFTVTDPVTGDDCEVDILKEIFWRPVVQSPYGPVLAEEDVIGTKVRALADRGAPRDLIDAFAASRRWTNSELEEFGRRHARGRFEREDLQANLTGAEWTDDEAFAAYGLDDATITALRIWAVKWADDLAARLLEESDAQDID, from the coding sequence ATGCCGGAGCTGCACACGCGACTCCTGGCGGATGTGCTTGCCCTTGGCTCGCCGTATCCCTTGGTCCTCACCGGTGGGTATGCCGTGAGGGCGCACCGCCTCGTGAACCGTCCCAGCCAGGACCTCGATGTCGCCACCGAGAACCCGGCGCCCATGGCCGACATCGCGGCCTCACTCTGTAGCGGCCTCGAGACTCGGGGCTGGAAAGTGCAGGCGCTGGAGACAGCCCCGCTGTCCGCTCGCTTCACCGTGACTGACCCAGTCACCGGGGACGACTGTGAAGTCGACATCCTCAAGGAGATCTTCTGGCGGCCCGTCGTCCAAAGCCCATACGGGCCTGTCCTCGCAGAGGAGGACGTGATCGGGACCAAGGTCCGCGCCCTTGCCGACCGCGGAGCGCCCCGCGACCTGATCGACGCGTTCGCTGCCTCCCGCCGCTGGACAAACTCCGAGCTCGAGGAGTTCGGCCGCCGCCACGCCCGCGGCCGCTTCGAGCGCGAGGACCTCCAGGCGAACCTCACCGGCGCCGAGTGGACCGATGACGAAGCCTTCGCCGCCTACGGCCTCGACGATGCCACCATCACCGCTCTCCGCATCTGGGCCGTGAAGTGGGCCGACGACCTCGCGGCCCGCCTACTCGAAGAATCCGATGCCCAGGACATCGACTGA
- a CDS encoding AMP-binding protein: MTTATALAPGQQQPSYASGTGDVPLLGDTIGGNLARTVERFGDRDALVDVPGGRRWTYAEFGQAVEAVALGLLAKGIGKGDRVGIWAVNCPEWVLTQYATARIGAVMVTINPAYRVHELAYVLKQAGIRLLVASTEHKTSDYRRMVEQVRGDCPDLRDVVYIDDPTWDLLVAAGVEVPQDRLAAREAGLSCDDPVNIQYTSGTTGFPKGATLSHHNILNNGYFVGETLGYTESDRVCVPVPFYHCFGMVMGNLAATSHGACVVIPGPSFDPAATLRAVERERCTSLYGVPTMFIAELDLPDFAAHDLTSLRTGIMAGSPCPVEVMKRVVAEMHMAEVSICYGMTETSPVSTQTRRDDDLERRTGTVGRVLPHIEVKVVDPVTGVTVPRGTSGELRTRGYSVMLGYWDQPDRTAEAIDAARWMHTGDLAVMDEDGYVRIVGRIKDVIIRGGENVYPREIEEFLYTHPKIADVQVVGVPDEKYGEEVLACVILRDPAQPLTRDELARFCRGRLAHYKVPRYLRIMTEFPMTVSGKVRKVELREEGARALGPA, from the coding sequence ATGACCACCGCCACCGCCCTCGCCCCGGGGCAGCAGCAGCCGTCGTACGCGAGCGGCACCGGCGACGTACCGCTCCTCGGCGACACCATCGGCGGCAACCTGGCCCGCACCGTCGAGCGGTTCGGCGACCGCGACGCGCTGGTGGACGTCCCCGGCGGCCGCCGCTGGACGTACGCCGAGTTCGGCCAGGCCGTCGAGGCGGTGGCGCTCGGGCTGCTGGCCAAGGGCATCGGCAAGGGCGACCGCGTCGGCATATGGGCCGTCAACTGCCCCGAGTGGGTGCTGACCCAGTACGCGACGGCGCGGATCGGCGCCGTCATGGTCACCATCAATCCCGCCTACCGCGTCCACGAGCTGGCGTACGTGCTCAAGCAGGCCGGGATCCGCCTGCTCGTCGCCTCCACCGAGCACAAGACCAGCGACTACCGGCGGATGGTGGAACAGGTCCGCGGCGACTGCCCCGACCTGCGCGACGTCGTCTACATCGACGACCCGACCTGGGACCTGCTCGTCGCCGCGGGCGTCGAGGTGCCCCAGGACCGGCTCGCGGCTCGCGAGGCCGGCCTGAGCTGCGACGACCCGGTCAACATCCAGTACACCTCGGGCACCACCGGCTTCCCCAAGGGCGCCACCCTCTCCCACCACAACATCCTCAACAACGGCTACTTCGTGGGGGAGACGCTCGGCTACACCGAGTCCGACCGGGTCTGCGTGCCGGTGCCCTTCTACCACTGCTTCGGCATGGTGATGGGCAACCTCGCCGCCACCAGCCACGGCGCCTGCGTCGTCATCCCGGGCCCCTCCTTCGACCCGGCCGCCACCCTCCGCGCCGTCGAACGCGAGCGGTGCACCTCGCTGTACGGCGTCCCCACGATGTTCATCGCCGAACTCGACCTGCCGGACTTCGCCGCCCACGACCTCACCTCGCTGCGCACCGGCATCATGGCCGGATCGCCGTGCCCGGTGGAGGTGATGAAGCGGGTCGTCGCCGAGATGCACATGGCCGAGGTGTCCATCTGCTACGGCATGACCGAGACCTCGCCGGTGTCCACCCAGACCCGCCGGGACGACGACCTCGAACGCCGCACCGGGACCGTCGGTCGCGTCCTGCCGCACATCGAGGTCAAGGTCGTGGACCCGGTCACCGGCGTGACCGTGCCGCGCGGCACCAGCGGCGAACTGCGCACCCGCGGCTACTCGGTGATGCTCGGCTACTGGGACCAGCCGGACCGCACCGCCGAGGCGATCGACGCCGCCCGGTGGATGCACACCGGCGACCTCGCCGTCATGGACGAGGACGGATACGTCCGGATCGTCGGCCGGATCAAGGACGTGATCATCAGGGGCGGCGAGAACGTCTATCCGCGCGAGATAGAGGAGTTCCTGTACACCCACCCCAAGATCGCCGATGTGCAGGTGGTGGGCGTCCCGGACGAGAAGTACGGCGAGGAGGTGCTGGCCTGCGTCATCCTCCGCGACCCGGCCCAGCCCCTCACCCGCGACGAACTCGCCCGGTTCTGCCGCGGCCGCCTCGCGCACTACAAGGTGCCGCGCTATCTGCGCATCATGACCGAGTTCCCGATGACGGTGAGCGGCAAGGTGCGCAAGGTCGAACTGCGGGAGGAGGGCGCGCGGGCACTGGGGCCGGCGTGA
- a CDS encoding AMP-binding protein — MEATNPTGAFRAARDFLLRHREDYAAAYEGFSWPRPETFNWALDWFDAIAHGNARTALHIVEEDGRETRLSYGELSVRSDQAANWLRQQGVRAGDRIVVMLGNQRELWEVALAAMKLRAVVIPATPLLGPLDLADRIHRGRARHVIVRSADTGKFADVPGDYTRIAVGEAVAGWLDYDDVYNAPADFAPDGPTRATDPLMLYFTSGTTAQPKLVQHTHTSYPVGHLATMYWIGLKPGDVHLNISSPGWAKHAWSNLFAPWNAEATVFVCNYTRFDAARLMAEMDRAGVTTFCAPPTVWRMLIQADLGLLRTPPREAVAAGEPLNPEVIETVRRAWGVTIRDGFGQTETAVQVANTPGQPLKTGSMGRPTPGFTVALLDPVTGKPADEGEICLDLSTRPVGLMTGYEGDEERTAEAMADGYYRTGDIGARDEDGHITYIGRSDDVFKASDYKISPFELESALLEHEAVAEAAVVPAPDPLRLAVPKAYVVLAAGWEPGPETARALFAHSRAVLAPYKRVRRLEFAELPKTVSGKIRRIELRERTARGDGAEYHEETV; from the coding sequence GTGGAAGCAACGAATCCGACCGGCGCCTTCCGCGCGGCCCGGGACTTCCTGCTCCGGCACCGCGAGGACTACGCGGCGGCGTACGAGGGATTCAGCTGGCCGCGCCCGGAGACGTTCAACTGGGCCCTGGACTGGTTCGACGCCATCGCCCACGGCAACGCCCGCACCGCCCTCCACATCGTCGAGGAGGACGGGCGCGAGACCCGGCTGTCGTACGGCGAGCTGTCCGTGCGCTCCGACCAGGCGGCCAACTGGCTGAGGCAGCAGGGCGTACGGGCCGGCGACCGGATCGTCGTCATGCTCGGCAACCAGCGGGAGCTGTGGGAGGTCGCGCTCGCCGCGATGAAGCTGCGCGCCGTCGTCATCCCCGCCACCCCGCTGCTGGGGCCGCTCGACCTCGCCGACCGGATCCACCGCGGCAGGGCCCGGCATGTGATCGTACGGTCCGCGGACACGGGCAAGTTCGCCGACGTGCCGGGCGACTACACCCGGATCGCCGTCGGCGAGGCGGTCGCCGGCTGGCTGGATTACGACGACGTCTACAACGCCCCCGCCGACTTCGCGCCCGACGGGCCGACCCGTGCCACCGACCCCCTGATGCTCTACTTCACCTCCGGCACCACCGCCCAGCCCAAACTCGTCCAGCACACCCACACTTCGTACCCCGTCGGCCACCTGGCCACGATGTACTGGATCGGACTGAAACCGGGCGACGTCCACCTCAACATCTCCTCGCCCGGCTGGGCCAAGCACGCCTGGTCCAACCTGTTCGCGCCCTGGAACGCCGAGGCCACCGTCTTCGTCTGCAACTACACCCGCTTCGACGCGGCCCGCCTCATGGCCGAGATGGACCGGGCGGGTGTCACCACCTTCTGCGCCCCGCCCACCGTCTGGCGCATGCTCATCCAGGCCGACCTGGGCCTGCTGCGCACCCCGCCCCGGGAGGCCGTCGCCGCCGGCGAGCCGCTCAACCCCGAGGTCATCGAGACCGTCCGGCGCGCCTGGGGCGTCACCATCCGGGACGGCTTCGGCCAGACCGAGACCGCCGTCCAGGTCGCCAACACCCCCGGCCAGCCGCTCAAGACCGGCTCCATGGGCCGCCCCACCCCCGGTTTCACCGTCGCCCTGCTGGACCCCGTGACGGGCAAGCCCGCCGACGAGGGCGAGATCTGCCTGGACCTGTCCACCCGGCCCGTCGGCCTGATGACCGGCTACGAGGGCGATGAGGAGCGCACCGCCGAGGCGATGGCGGACGGGTACTACCGCACCGGCGACATCGGCGCACGGGACGAGGACGGCCACATCACCTACATCGGCCGCTCCGACGACGTGTTCAAGGCGTCCGACTACAAGATCTCCCCGTTCGAGCTGGAGAGCGCGCTGCTGGAGCACGAGGCGGTCGCCGAGGCCGCCGTCGTGCCCGCGCCCGACCCGCTCCGGCTCGCCGTCCCCAAGGCGTACGTCGTCCTGGCCGCAGGATGGGAGCCGGGCCCGGAGACCGCCAGAGCCCTCTTCGCCCACTCCCGGGCCGTCCTTGCCCCGTACAAGCGCGTCCGCCGCCTGGAGTTCGCCGAGCTGCCCAAGACCGTGTCCGGCAAGATCCGCCGCATCGAACTGCGGGAGCGCACCGCGCGCGGCGACGGCGCCGAGTACCACGAGGAGACCGTATGA
- a CDS encoding serine/threonine-protein kinase, with protein MAGMGVRPLGGDDPRRLGAYRLVGRLGSGGMGRIYLARSAADGSLVAVKTLLAEGAVSDTDRRRFAREVALARRVDSAYTARVRDADPDAERPWMAIDYIPAPALSELVRSAGRLPGSAVRWIAAGTAQALVALHAQGIVHRDVKPQNILLPLAGPRLIDFGISHAFDITRTSLTLGTIAFTSPEQARAEPSTTASDVYSLGATLFHLAVGRPPYPDTDDTIRLLTLVQRGELDLTGLPKELSPLVRPCLAADPGGRPGPADILRGFLEELDRTGTSKRGERWLPPRWTALIQEYEAQGRALNEDGGAEAATLDARTRPVPPPGPTRVDTRERAARRERERMARALRERDARDRRAEAARQRREEEARRRARARSQGNARQARPSARTGAPAPSRPSSASGQPSGARRSSASGRSSGARPSSTPRTANSSAGGFSWLVFALVAVAVFIWQPWKDDTTSGSTGGTTASSSSGGGTGSLPTRDTYPSSGSDDSTSGGGSSSGSDSGSSGSASHADDETESPTTPPAPDPTEEAFEAVSTGDCLPVHDTGFGGERTVKWSAELPPDPVSCGSGRALVRVTGTTGAQCPSGVGKASWSYRAVSTGEVRSLCLSRVFHTSYCLLGRQSGDRISVGPMTAVDCSRSQRVPVPYNQIMHITGVYRAPAGANASHCVRGQGDRTRYWAWTVDDGSTLLCTTILQGG; from the coding sequence ATGGCCGGTATGGGGGTGCGGCCGCTCGGCGGCGACGATCCGCGGCGGCTGGGCGCCTACCGGTTGGTGGGGCGGCTCGGCTCCGGGGGTATGGGGCGGATCTATCTGGCGCGTTCCGCGGCGGACGGTTCGCTCGTCGCGGTCAAGACCCTGCTCGCCGAGGGCGCGGTCAGCGACACCGATCGGCGGCGGTTCGCGCGCGAGGTGGCGCTGGCCCGGCGGGTCGACAGCGCGTACACGGCCCGGGTGCGGGACGCCGACCCGGACGCCGAGCGGCCCTGGATGGCGATCGACTACATACCGGCGCCCGCGCTGTCCGAACTCGTCCGGAGCGCGGGCCGGCTGCCCGGTTCGGCGGTGCGCTGGATCGCGGCGGGCACCGCGCAGGCCCTGGTGGCCCTGCACGCGCAGGGCATCGTCCACCGGGACGTCAAACCCCAGAACATCCTGCTGCCCCTGGCCGGGCCACGCCTCATCGACTTCGGTATCTCGCACGCCTTCGACATCACGCGGACGTCGCTGACGCTGGGCACCATCGCGTTCACGTCGCCGGAGCAGGCGCGCGCCGAACCGTCCACGACGGCGTCCGACGTGTACTCGCTGGGCGCGACGCTCTTCCACCTCGCCGTCGGCCGCCCGCCCTACCCCGACACGGACGACACGATCCGGCTGCTGACCCTCGTACAGCGCGGCGAACTCGACCTGACGGGGCTGCCCAAGGAGCTGTCCCCGCTGGTCCGCCCGTGCCTGGCCGCCGATCCCGGCGGGCGGCCCGGCCCCGCCGACATCCTGCGGGGCTTCCTGGAGGAGCTCGACCGGACGGGCACGTCGAAGCGCGGCGAGCGCTGGCTGCCGCCGCGGTGGACGGCGCTGATCCAGGAGTACGAGGCCCAAGGGCGGGCGCTGAACGAGGACGGGGGCGCGGAGGCCGCCACGCTCGACGCGCGGACGCGGCCGGTACCGCCGCCGGGGCCCACACGTGTCGACACCCGGGAGCGGGCCGCGCGCCGGGAGCGGGAGCGGATGGCCCGCGCCCTGCGGGAGCGCGACGCCCGGGACCGCAGGGCGGAAGCGGCCCGGCAGCGCAGGGAGGAGGAGGCCCGTAGGCGGGCGCGCGCCAGGTCGCAGGGGAACGCACGGCAGGCGCGGCCCTCAGCCCGGACCGGCGCCCCAGCTCCGTCCCGCCCGTCGTCTGCGTCCGGGCAGCCATCCGGGGCCCGGCGGTCGTCCGCGTCCGGGCGGTCATCCGGGGCCCGGCCGTCGTCCACCCCGCGGACCGCCAACTCCTCGGCCGGCGGCTTCTCCTGGCTCGTGTTCGCGCTCGTCGCGGTCGCGGTCTTCATCTGGCAGCCCTGGAAGGACGACACCACCTCCGGATCGACGGGCGGGACCACGGCGAGCAGTTCGTCGGGCGGCGGGACCGGCTCCCTGCCCACACGCGACACGTATCCGAGCAGCGGCTCGGACGACAGCACGAGCGGGGGCGGTTCGAGCAGCGGCTCAGACAGCGGTTCGAGCGGGAGCGCGAGCCACGCCGACGACGAGACCGAGTCGCCGACCACGCCACCGGCCCCCGACCCCACCGAGGAGGCGTTCGAAGCCGTCTCGACCGGCGACTGCCTCCCGGTCCACGACACCGGCTTCGGCGGCGAGCGCACCGTCAAGTGGAGCGCCGAGCTGCCGCCGGACCCGGTGTCGTGCGGCAGCGGGCGGGCGCTGGTCCGCGTCACCGGGACCACCGGCGCCCAGTGCCCCAGCGGTGTGGGCAAGGCGTCCTGGAGCTACCGGGCCGTCAGCACCGGTGAGGTCAGGAGCCTGTGCCTCTCCCGCGTCTTCCACACGAGCTACTGCCTGCTCGGGCGGCAGTCGGGCGACCGGATCTCGGTGGGGCCGATGACGGCCGTGGACTGCAGCAGGAGTCAGAGGGTACCCGTCCCGTACAACCAGATCATGCACATCACCGGGGTCTACCGGGCCCCGGCGGGCGCCAACGCGAGCCACTGCGTACGCGGGCAGGGCGACCGGACACGGTACTGGGCGTGGACGGTGGACGACGGCAGCACCCTGCTGTGCACGACGATCCTCCAGGGCGGCTGA
- a CDS encoding winged helix DNA-binding domain-containing protein, with translation MTTTGTVLTRRDLNRATLERQLLLRRARMTALDAVEHLVGLQAQAVRPPYHALAARLADFRPEELSGLLDDRRVVRIALMRSTIHLVSAADCLALRPLVQPVHDRVFQGNHGKRLGGVDLERLAALARELVEERPLTFKALGEQLRAHWPDRDGQDLAMAARTVLPLVQVTPRGLWGRSGPVAHTTAEHWLGAALDPAPDLPGTLLRYLAAFGPASAKDMQTWCGLTRLREVMDGLRARLRTFRDERGVELFDLPDAPRPAPDTPAPPRFLPEYDNLLLSHADRSRVISDAHRPRIWQGNQAYSAFLVDGFVRGVWRLEQAGGTAALVLEPFTRLTPAERAALEPEAAAVLAMTAPEATAHDVRFLPA, from the coding sequence ATGACAACGACCGGGACGGTGCTGACCCGCCGCGACCTCAACCGCGCCACCCTGGAGCGGCAGCTCCTCCTGCGCCGCGCCCGGATGACGGCCCTCGACGCGGTGGAGCATCTCGTCGGCCTCCAGGCGCAGGCCGTCAGGCCGCCGTACCACGCGCTGGCCGCGCGGCTCGCGGACTTCCGGCCCGAGGAACTGTCCGGGCTGCTCGACGACCGGCGGGTCGTGCGCATCGCGCTCATGCGCTCGACGATCCACCTGGTGAGCGCCGCCGACTGCCTGGCGCTGCGGCCCCTCGTCCAGCCGGTGCACGACCGCGTCTTCCAGGGGAACCACGGCAAGCGGCTCGGCGGCGTGGACCTGGAGCGTCTCGCCGCCCTCGCGCGCGAGCTCGTCGAGGAGCGGCCGCTGACCTTCAAGGCGCTCGGCGAGCAGCTGCGCGCCCACTGGCCCGACCGCGACGGCCAGGACCTGGCCATGGCCGCCCGGACCGTGCTGCCGCTGGTGCAGGTCACGCCGCGCGGCCTGTGGGGCCGCAGCGGGCCCGTCGCGCATACGACGGCGGAGCACTGGCTGGGCGCGGCGCTCGACCCCGCCCCGGACCTGCCCGGCACCCTGCTGCGCTATCTGGCGGCGTTCGGCCCGGCCTCGGCCAAGGACATGCAGACCTGGTGCGGGCTGACCCGGCTGCGCGAGGTGATGGACGGGCTGCGGGCGCGGCTGCGGACGTTCCGCGACGAGCGGGGCGTGGAGCTCTTCGACCTCCCGGACGCGCCCCGCCCCGCCCCGGACACCCCCGCCCCGCCGCGCTTCCTGCCGGAGTACGACAACCTCCTGCTGTCGCACGCCGACCGGAGCCGGGTGATCAGCGACGCGCACCGCCCCAGGATCTGGCAGGGGAACCAGGCCTACAGCGCTTTCCTGGTGGACGGATTCGTCCGCGGCGTGTGGCGGCTGGAGCAGGCCGGAGGAACCGCCGCGCTGGTGCTCGAGCCGTTCACCCGGCTGACCCCGGCGGAGCGGGCCGCGCTGGAACCGGAGGCGGCGGCCGTCCTGGCGATGACCGCACCGGAGGCCACCGCCCATGACGTGCGCTTCCTGCCGGCGTGA
- a CDS encoding response regulator transcription factor codes for MRRGGGLPVAFGGLFAGGRQFRITELSGTETLALQGFAVSPGNGLGGKCVTMARPMSVADYRTSRAISHEYDAAVAVEGLRSVLAVPVVVRRRVRGVLYGALRQPAALGDRSLTAAVEAARELEQSLAVYDEAERLLAVARRPVEWRAEGLGPAAWEEVRAAHADLRALAQRVPDALLREEILAACGRLARARESVGRESGARGSGVRGSGVRESGVRESVARESGAGRAVELSPREVDVLACVASGATNAAAAERLGLRPETVKSYLRSAMRKLGARTRLQAVVEARRAGLLP; via the coding sequence ATGCGGCGCGGCGGCGGGCTGCCCGTCGCGTTCGGCGGACTGTTCGCCGGGGGGCGGCAGTTCCGTATCACCGAACTGAGCGGTACGGAGACGCTGGCGCTCCAGGGGTTCGCGGTCTCCCCGGGGAACGGGCTGGGCGGCAAGTGCGTGACGATGGCCCGCCCGATGTCGGTGGCGGACTACCGGACGTCACGGGCCATCAGCCATGAGTACGACGCGGCGGTGGCGGTGGAAGGGCTGCGGTCGGTGCTGGCGGTCCCGGTGGTGGTGCGCCGCCGGGTGCGCGGGGTGCTGTACGGCGCGCTGCGGCAGCCGGCGGCGCTGGGCGACCGGTCGCTGACGGCGGCGGTGGAGGCCGCGCGGGAGCTGGAGCAGTCGCTCGCGGTGTACGACGAGGCGGAGCGGTTGCTGGCGGTGGCGCGGCGGCCGGTGGAATGGCGGGCGGAAGGTTTGGGCCCCGCGGCTTGGGAGGAGGTGCGCGCGGCGCACGCGGACCTGCGGGCGCTGGCGCAGCGGGTGCCGGACGCGCTGCTGCGGGAGGAGATACTGGCGGCGTGCGGGCGGCTGGCCAGGGCGCGGGAGTCGGTCGGGCGGGAGTCGGGGGCGCGGGGGTCCGGGGTGCGGGGGTCCGGGGTGCGGGAGTCCGGGGTGCGGGAGTCGGTTGCGCGGGAGTCGGGGGCGGGGCGGGCGGTGGAGCTGTCGCCGCGCGAGGTGGACGTCCTGGCGTGCGTGGCCTCGGGGGCGACGAACGCGGCGGCGGCGGAGCGGCTGGGGCTGCGGCCGGAGACGGTGAAGAGCTATCTGCGGTCCGCGATGCGGAAGCTGGGGGCGCGTACGCGGTTGCAGGCGGTGGTCGAGGCGCGGCGGGCGGGGCTGCTGCCGTAG
- a CDS encoding magnesium and cobalt transport protein CorA, which produces MTSGEQKKHYSWLRPAGGRANGGASPPPAAGPHAPAAPAPGSLGTPPARTVVEAAVYRDGHRVATPGTLAATYRRLREEADGSMAWIGLHRPSEAELVSLAEEFDLHKLAIEDAMEAHQRPKLERYGDTLFVVLRAARYLDAPEEVEFDELHLFVGPDFVITVRHGMAPDLSAVRRRMEAAPELLALGPEAVLYAILDAVVDGYGPVVAGVQNDIDEIETEVFRGDPEVSRRIYELAREMVEFQRATRPLVVMLHALMAGFDKYGTDEELQRYLRDVADHVTSTSERVDGFRSALSDILAVNATLVTQQQNAEMRALAEAGFEQNEEIKKISAWAAILFAPTLVGTIYGMNFESMPELSWSFGYPFAVGLMGVVCVSLYVIFKRRDWL; this is translated from the coding sequence GTGACAAGCGGTGAGCAGAAGAAGCACTACTCCTGGCTGCGCCCGGCAGGCGGCCGGGCGAACGGCGGTGCCTCGCCGCCGCCTGCCGCGGGGCCGCACGCGCCGGCCGCGCCCGCGCCGGGCTCCCTCGGCACTCCCCCGGCGCGCACCGTCGTCGAGGCGGCGGTCTACCGCGACGGGCACCGTGTCGCCACCCCCGGCACGCTCGCGGCCACCTACCGGCGGCTGCGCGAGGAGGCCGACGGCAGCATGGCGTGGATCGGCCTGCACCGGCCCAGCGAGGCCGAACTGGTCTCGCTCGCCGAGGAGTTCGACCTGCACAAGCTGGCCATCGAGGACGCGATGGAGGCGCATCAGCGGCCCAAGCTGGAGCGCTACGGCGACACCCTCTTCGTCGTCCTGCGCGCCGCCCGCTACCTCGACGCGCCGGAAGAGGTGGAGTTCGACGAACTGCACCTCTTCGTCGGCCCCGACTTCGTCATCACCGTGCGGCACGGCATGGCGCCCGACCTGTCGGCGGTACGCCGCCGGATGGAGGCCGCCCCCGAGCTGCTGGCCCTGGGCCCGGAGGCCGTGCTGTACGCGATCCTCGACGCGGTCGTGGACGGCTACGGGCCCGTGGTCGCGGGTGTGCAGAACGACATCGACGAGATCGAGACCGAGGTCTTCCGGGGCGACCCCGAGGTCTCCCGCCGTATCTACGAACTCGCCCGCGAGATGGTCGAGTTCCAGCGCGCGACCCGCCCCCTGGTCGTCATGCTGCACGCGCTGATGGCCGGTTTCGACAAGTACGGCACCGACGAGGAGCTCCAGCGCTACCTGCGCGACGTCGCCGACCACGTCACGTCCACCAGCGAACGGGTGGACGGCTTCCGCTCGGCCCTCTCCGACATCCTCGCGGTCAACGCGACGCTGGTCACCCAGCAGCAGAACGCGGAGATGCGGGCGCTGGCCGAGGCGGGGTTCGAGCAGAACGAGGAAATCAAGAAGATCTCTGCCTGGGCCGCAATTCTCTTTGCACCCACACTTGTTGGAACCATCTACGGCATGAACTTCGAGTCCATGCCTGAGCTGAGTTGGAGCTTCGGATACCCCTTCGCGGTCGGCCTGATGGGGGTTGTTTGCGTCAGTTTGTACGTGATTTTCAAGCGGCGGGATTGGCTTTAG